The Verrucomicrobium spinosum DSM 4136 = JCM 18804 DNA segment GTGCCGAGGCACTACCTCCGTGAAACTGTGACTTGGAACATCTCCGTGGTCAGAGATTTGTGGGGAGTGAGCGAAAGTGGCACTTCGGCGATCTCGGTGGATCTGTTCATTGATGAATTTAACGATTTAAACTACGACCTTTCTTACGAGGGTTCGAGTTCCACATCGACTTACGAGTACGACATCTTTGGCAACTATTCCTCTGATTCCTACTCGGCCACCGTTGACCCGGATACAGGTAATTGGACTGGCCGAAGGAGTATCAGTGTGGATTCTGCGGGGCAACGTCATGACGTGCCATATACGGAATTTAGCATTGAAAGGATCAACCCGACGACGCTTCAAGGCAGTTACCATCTTGATTCTGGCAGCTGGACGGCGACATTAAGTGATGAGTATCCCGTTGCCACATTCATCTCTGATACGCACAATCTGTTGGGTGACTATCCGCAGGAGTGGGACCGAATTCCACTGATTTTGGAGTTCTTCAACGCGCATTATCAACAGTCACTTACTAGCGGTCGCAACCTGCACAGAGAACACAGTTATTACGGTGCAGGCAAAGTTAAGTACAAACTCTCGGCATTTCCCGCTTCAGGGCGTACGGTCAAATGGATGGAGGTGTATGTTGAAGAAGAAAGTGCAGAACCCGAGGAGGAGCGCACTTTTGTTCAGAACATAAGGAGCTGGACCATCAACTCCTCGTCTGCGTCGGAGAGTCCCGAGTACGAGCTGGACGGCACTGTGAAATCAAAAAATGGCCATTTTGAGCTGCGGTTCCTGCCCCGCCTTGAAATTGGAAACGGCGGCTGGGGCGGCCTTGATGAAGATGAATTGGAGCACCCTGTCAGAGTCGGGAAAGGGGAGGACGGGGCATTGATTTTCCACTTGGAAAGAATGGTGTATGACGGCTACAGCCATGTGGTCAACTGGAGCGGCGATGATGACATCGAGATCCATGCTTACCACCGCGCGAGCGGGCAGTGGGTGAAACTCTCCCGTGGTCAGGTGATGACTTACGAGGAATATGGCATGACTTTTCGGGTCTACGTCGGAGAAAATGCCGTGGATGGAGACCGCATTGATTTTTCAATCACCTTCAAGGCCCCGGATGGTACCACCTTGAACACGGAGGCGGCCGCCTTTGAGTTTCAACCTCGCCGCAGCCTGAGTGTGCCGGTGGATGAGTCGGCAGGAGCCAGGTATCGTAAGATCGCGCTCAACGGCCGCCCCCTCCCTGATGGCAAACCTCAAACGGCCAGCGAAGATGACCAGCAGGCGGAGGAGACCTTTGTGGACGCGCTGACCCTCGGGCTGCGCTACAGTTCCACGGACGCCTATGTGCCTACGCCCGGAACCGAACTGCCCCTCGAAATCCGGCGGGATTTTCAAACGGAGATCTGGACGACACGCAGCGGTCTGCGGCCGCATGAACGAGTGGACCGCCCATTTGGCGCGGCCTGGGGCAGCAACCTGGTGTCCGCAGTGCGGATCGTCGAAAGTCCCGGGAACAACTCCAGCACCAACCCTGAGCCCAACTATGCCTATGTGACCGACGAAAACGGCTCCACCTTCCGGTTTGCCATCTACCAGGAAACCGTCGGTGGGGTGTCGTTCACCAGGTTCTTCCCGATGCCGACCGGGCGGCACGAAAAGGCGGCTTACCTGGCCAGTCTGGCGTTTGAGGACGATCGGCTCGTCTTCAGGAAGAAGTTTGGTTCGGTGCTGCGGTTTGAAGCCACCAGCCTCCTCCATGAAGTGGCGCAGGACCGGCTTGCGGGTCATGGCGCGAAGGAGAAGACCACCTACTACCGCCTGGCCACGGTCACCGACCGGCTCGGGCAGTCCCTCTCTTATGACTATGAGACCCTGGAGACTCTGGTGCCGAAGGTCATCAGTGTGGACGGTCGCGCCGATCAGGCCCTCTTCATCCAGCAGAATGCCAACGGCCTGGTGACAGCCATCTGGGACCCCAACTGGAACAAGACCCAGTACAGCTACGTTCATGACAACACCAGGAATGTCTGGCTCCTGCAAAAAATCACTGCGCCTGATGGGGCGGAGACGCAGTTCACCTACGACTTTGCGCAAGAGGCCGATCTTACGCCAAGGTTGCCGGAAATCACTGACCCAGGCACAGTGCACATCCACTGCGACCTGGCCTCGGTGCAGGACCCCAATGGGAAGGTGTATGGCTTCGAGTACCGGTACAACCATGACGGGACCAACACCGGTCGAGGGAAATACAATTTCAAGTGGGACAGCGACAACCCCGAGCTCGCCGGGTACTACGCCACCACAGGCCATCCGCGCCAGGTGAAGAAGGTCACCTTGCCTGACGGGGCAGGTTTGACCGAGTTCGAGGACTTTTCGAAGGTCAAGATCGAACGAGACCCCCAGGGCAAAGCCCGGCTGACGGCAGACAGCTTGCGCAAAACCCGCGTGATCGACGCGGAGGGCCACGCCCGCACCTACCAGTGGTCCGATGGGGTGGTCCATGAGGTGGACACCTTCCGGGAATACTTCCCCTCCCAGGACGTCAGCGACCCCAAGATTGTCTATTTCACGACCATGGCTGTGACCCACGAAGGTTACGGCACGGAGACCTTCCAGTTTTCTGAGGAAGCAGGTATGGCGCTGAACAGCAGCACGGACCTTTCTGGCAATACGACGACCTTTGCTTTTGGTGATGCCTGGGCGGCCCCGGTAAAGTACAGGCAGATTCTGCCGCTCAGCACCGGGTTGAACGGGTTCTATGAAGATCCTACCTCCCAGACCAATGCGCTGGGCAAAACCAGGTCCTTCAGCTACGACAGCCGCCGGATCATGACCCAGGTGGTGGATGAAGAGGGGCAGCGGACGGTCTATGATACGGATGCCCTCGGTCGGCGGACCCAGGAGTCCGTTTATTCCAGCACCAACACCCTGGTGCAGCAGACCGCCTTCGAGTATGGAGACAGCCAGTTCCCCGGATTCATCACTCGAAAGACCGTGAAGTCTCTGGCAGGAGATCCTGCGTGGGCCGGAGACCTTGTTACTGAGTATGTTCCTGATGGCGCAGGCCGGGTGGCGCAGGAAATCGTGGCCCCGAGCGGCCTGGCTCTGACCACGACCACCACCTACCTGCCCAATGGCAGCAAGCGATCGGTGACCAATCCACGCGGGCATACGACGTGGTTCCACTATGACAAACGCAACCGGCTCATCGGGGTGGAGAACCCGGATGCCACGGAAAAGGAAATCGCCTACGACAGCCGGGGCAACAAGGTCCGGGAGGAGGACGAGAATGGCCATGCCACCTTGTTTGAGTACGATGGCTTGAACCGCGTCATCAGGCAGGCTCGTGACATGAACGGCAATGGCGTGATTGACGCCCCGGATCTGGTCACCCAGCAAGCCTACAACGCTGTCGGCTCGGTGACGACCTCCACCGACTCACGTGCCAAGGTCACCACCTATGTGTATGACGGGCTGCAACGGCTCAAGGAGCAGCATGCCCCCATGAGCGCCACCACGCTCTTTCAGTACGGAGCCAACAGCGGTGGCAGCGTCTTTGACTCCACGCCCTTCAAACCCACGCGCAGCGAAGACCCCAGGGGATATGTCACCGGTGTCACCTACGACGCCCTCTACCGGGCGGTCGAGACGCGGACAGGTTATGGCCCGGGCGCGGTGGCGATTACGACGACGGACTACGATGACGTGGGCAATGCCATCGAGGTGACCGATCCGCTCGGCAAGCACATGTCGACCGAGTACGATGCGCTCAACCGGCCGGCGCAGGTGACCTTCGATGACGCCACCTTCCAGAAGTCGTTCTACACTTCCACAGGTCTCAAATGGAAAGCCCAGGATGAGCTGGGAAGGACCACCGCGACGGAGTATGACCGGGCTGCCAGAGCGGTGAAGGTGACCCTGCCTCCAGTGTTCAACACCGCCACCGGCCTTACAGAGTCGCCCGTCGTGCGGACCGAGTACGATGAAGCAGGCAATGTGTCCGCCACCATCAACGCCCTGGGGCGGCGCTGGGAGTATGAATACGACAATCGCAATCGGAAGGTGTCCGAAAAGCATCCAGAGGTGTGGGATGCGGAAACGGCTGCTTACGTCCACCCTACCATTGAGACCGACTATGACGACGTGGGGAATGTCGTCCAGGTCGTGGATGCCCGCGGTTACCCTGCGAACAACACCTACGATGAGGCCAACCGGATGCTCACCCACAAAGGGCCGCTGGTGACCAAACCAGACAACACTACCGCACGTCCTGTCACCGTCACCACCTATGACAAGAGCGGTCATGTGCTCACGGTCACAGACCCCAACGGCAAGGTCACCACCAACACCTATGACGACCTCGGGCGGCTGGAGACCACCACCGATGCGGAAGGCATGGTCGTGACCAACGAATATGACAAGGTCGGCAACCGTACGGCGGTGATCGATGGCAAGAACCAGCGCACTGAGTTTGAATACGATGGGCTCAACCGCAACACGGTCATCCGTGATGCCTTGAACCGGGAGACGGTGTTCGTTTACAACAACGTCAACAAGACCGCCCGGGTGGATGCCATGGGCCAGCGCACGGAGTACGGCTACGATGACCGTCACCGGCTGGAGACGGTCACCTACGTGGGACGCACGGCCGACAACCGGAGCTATGACTACGACGCGGTGGGCAACCTCCTTGGAGTCTCCGAACCCGGCAAAGCTGGCAAGGCTGACGTGGCCTACACCTATGATGCACTCAATCGTCCGCAGAGCGAAACTTCCGGCGGGGTGACCCACCAGTACCGCTATGACCTGGCAAGTAACCGCACCCTGGTAACCTACGGGGGCACAGGCCGGGAGATTGTGAGCACCTATGACGCGCTCAACCGGCTGGCCACGATGACGGAAAATGGCCGGATCACCAGTTATGCCTACAATGCAGTCGGGGCGGTGTCCATCCGCAGCCTGCCCAATGGCGATGCCACCACCACCCTCTACGATGCGCTCAATCGGGCGACCCAGATCCAGGGGATGACCGCTGCGTCCGGCCTGCTCTACACGCAGACCATGAAGCACGACCTGGTGGGCAATGTGGCCCAGGTCTCGGAAGTCTATCCCTCCGGTCTGGCCAATCGCACGGTGGTCAACACTTACGACGACGTCTATCGCCTCGTGACCGAGTCCACGACCACGGCAGGCAGTGGAACCGTGAGCGTGACCTATGGGTACGATGACGCCAACAACCGCTCGCAGAAGATCGTGACGGGCGGCCCTACCCCAGGTACCACGGATTACTCGTACAATAGCATCAACCAGCTCACCGGGTGGACAGACGGCACAAGTACCGTCAGCTACACTTATGACCTCAACGGCAACCGGGCATCCCGTACCCAGGGGGCGAACGGCGATGCCCTGGCTTGGGACTATGAGAACCGCTTGGTGAGCTTTGACAAGAACACGGGAGAAGGGCAGGGGCTCTACTCCTTTGTGTACGACTACCGCACCCGGCGGATCGAGACGGTCAAGGATGCGGTGCCAGCGACGAAGTTTGTGTTCAGCGGTGGCACCTCGGTGCAGGAGTTCGATGGCGGCGTGCTCTCCGCAGAGTTGGTTCGCGGCAGCGACATTGGCGGCGGTGTGGGCGGGTTATTGTACTCCCTGCGGTCTGGGACGCCCAGCTACACGCACTACAACGCCCGTGGCGACGTAGTGGCCAAGACCGACGGCGTGGGAGCCCTGACCTATCAGGCCGCCTACGAAGCCTGGGGCGAGATCAAGGCGGAGTCCGGCAGTACCCAAGACCGCCAGAAGAGCAACAGCAAGGACCGGGATGTGCCGGGGTATGCCAATGAAGGGTTCCGGTACCGGGATCTGGAGACAGGAGTGTTCCTGTCAAAGGACCCTGCGGGGTTTGTGGACGGCCCCAACGTTTATGCTTACGTCCGGCAGAATCCTTGGACGAGCTTCGATCCAGATGGATTGTTCCTGAAGTACCTCGTCGACAAATTTGACGAGCATGTCGCGGAGCCTTTCGCCGACAAGGTGTCAAGTCTGTTGTCCGACGAGACTTGTGTTGCGTTGAGTGAAAACAAGTCGTTCCAGATAGCGGGTCAATCTGCGAAAATCGTTCACGCGACTTCCAAAGGAGCCCTCGACGCTCTTGCGCCTGGAAGCGCGACAGCGGAGGCGTTGGAAAACCTTGCAATCAGAGGAGAAGGAACCCTCCTGGACGTCGCCAAGGCCGGAGTCGACGACTTTGGTGGCAAGAAGCTGAAGATTGCAATGGCTGCAGGGGTAACCGTAGCCTCCCTTGCTGAAGGTGATGGGATGGGTGCCTTGCAGGCGGGAGCTGAGGGGTTGACGGAAATATTTGTCAAAGGCGGCAAGAAAGCCACAAAAGGGGGAATCGACTATCCGCTGAAGAAACCCCCAGGTGTGTCAGATGCTGATTGGAACGCTAAGCTGGCTGCTATGAATGAACAAGCCGCAGCAGGTAAGGCAAAAGTAGTGCACAGTCCTGTGCGGGATGGAAAGGCACAGAAGCAAGCCAGACAGCAAGGAATGATTGAAGATGGACACGACGCCGATCATGCGCTTGATTTACAGTTTGGCGGTGCTGATGACATCGGGAACATCCGGTCAACGCCAAGCCGTGTGAACAGGAGCGTAGGCGGGCAAGGCCAAGGACGGAAGCAGCATCCAGATGGAACCCCAATTGACCGATTCGTTGATGATGAGTGAAATCGAAGACCACCTTGCACCAGTCCTGCGGTATCGGCGCCCCCCCTCTGGGGAGGTTCCTCAGGATGTCGTGGGATATGAGTGTCCGAAAGGACTGATTACGCTACTTGGAGTTGCTGATGGCTTCATCACAGGCGATGGGTTGTTCCGAGTTTTTGGATTTGGACATGATGATCAACTCCCGAGTCTAGAACAGTGGAACCGGTCGGAATGGAAGCAGGCTTACGGTCCACTTGCTCACGGAATTGTGTTCATCGCTGAGGATGTTTTTGGAGACCAATACGGCTACGATTTTCGCGGTAAGCGCCAGTTTGTGAAGTTTTATTGCGAAGGCGGTGAGATCGAGGCTTTGGAAGGCGGGATCAATTGGTTCATCGAGGCTTTGGTTGACCCTTTTGGCTCCGGTGCTCTTGATGGTGAACTGATCAAAGCTGTTCGGCTTCGCGGCAAATGGCCATCACATAAGGAGCATCTAGCATTTAAGTTGCCGCTCATAGCTGGCGGTGATCGAACCGTTGACAATCTTGAGGTTGAATCTGTGGACCTTCATCTTGGTATACTCGCACAACTCAGCAGGCAAAATCTCGATCAAGTTGATGGCACACCTATCGCTCACTTCAAAAGTGAAAAGTGACAACCCAAAGCAGGCCGTGCCAACAGCCTGCTTTCGCAAAATAAGCACCAAAACAGGCTCCTCGTGAGCGGAGGCTTTGTGGGCATGCTCTCTTACCATCCGAACGCATCAACACACGGTCCCGCCACCATCCAGTGTTGGTCCCCGGCAACCATTGGGGAGGGTTAAAGCGGTCTATTTCAACCTGCCTCTTGCACACGAACCAGGTTAGACACGCGACTTGTCTGGCTATGTCATGCGCAACTTGCCTGTGGGTCGGCCATCGTCAACCACCGGTTCTCATGGCGAGGGGGGCGCAGCAAGCGACGATGCGATTGATCCTCCAGCTTTGCGTTGTGCTGTTGCTGTTTATTGGCGTGGGAAACCACGTCTGGGGCAAAATGGACGTGGGCGAAAAAGCTCGATGGGGATTTCGACTGGAGTCTGCCACAACCAAGTGGCAAGGCTCCGACGAGACGGCAGGAGGATCGGAGCCATATCAGAAGAATTTCGGCCTGGCAGCAGGACCCCGCGACGGTGAGGGGGTGTCTTGAGTTGTCATCTGGTGCGCGATTCTGGTCTGGCTAAACAACCCTATTTGTCCAAGACTCCGCGGTGGTGGTGGCCGGGTGAGGCCGCAAGAAGCGCCTGACGATCCGCAGGATTCGTCAAGCCGACGAGGCGCGGAATACGATGCTATAGATGAACCAACAATGGGAGTGGGGGTCACTCCTGGGAGGACGTTTGCCATGCATGTCTTGTGTCCCACGGATTTTTCGGAGTCTGCCCAAGGGGCGGCAGAGGTGGCTGCATTGCTCGCGGCCAAGATGAAGATGCCCCTCAAACTCCAGCACAGCGCCCCGGATGCGGTCGTGAGTGTGGAAATGCCGATCATCAGTCAGATTGAGGACCGGGCAAAGGCTGCGCTGGAGGAAGAGGCGGGGAGGTTGCGGGCGCTCGGCGCGGAGGTGGAGACGGATCTGCACTTTGGCAGGGCAGTGGATGATGTGGTGCTGGGGACCCATCAGGAAAACACCCGGATGGTGGTGTTGGGGTCAGCCGGTCGTGGGATGGCGGGCCGCTGGCTCACTGGAAATGTGGCCGAACGGGTGGCCGAGGCGGTGCCAGTGCCGACGCTGGTGGTGAGGCAGCCAGCTCCACTGCTGAAGTGGTTGCGTGAGGGGACTCCTCTGAAAATCCTCTGTGGGGTGGATTTCTCCATCTCGGCAGATGCCGGGCTTTTGGCCGTCAAATCCCTTGCCAAAGTGGCCCCCTGCGAAGTGGACGCTGCTTTCATCGAATGGCCTCATGACTGGCCCTGGCAGGAGGGCGGAGAGGGCAACCCGGAGGGGGATGCTGAGTGGAAGGAAACGATGGAAAGCCATCAGCGCGATCTCTGGGAGCGGGTCGGCGGCCTGCTTGAGGGGGTGCCCGTGCGGGCGCATGTGCGTGGGACGGGGGGCAGGCTCGACTACGAGTTTGTTCGACTGGCGGAGGAATTGGCAAGTGGATTGCTGGTGGTAGGGGCTCACCAGTGGCATGGGTTGCAACGGCTGCGGGGCCCCTCTTTCTCTCGTGGGGTCCTTGGGCAGGCGGCTCGGAACGTATTGTGTGTGCCTCTGGCCTCCTACACCCCTGACTTTTCTGTTTCGCCCGTGCGTAGCGTGCTGGTGGCGACGGACTTTTCTCGCAACGGAAACGCGGCACTTCGTTTTGCCTACGGCATGCTGGAAAATGGCGGAAGTATCCACCTCTTTCACGTGGCACCTCTTGGCAAAGGGGACGCTGTGATCCTGGAGGATGGGGCTGCGCACTCCGTAGCGGAGGAGGCGCGGCTCTTGGCATTGGTACCCAAGGAGCTGGCCTCACGCTGGCTGAGAGTGGACGTGAAGTCCGTCCACCGTCACGATGTGGCAGGAGCGATCTGCGAAGAGGCGGAACGGCGCCGCGTGGATCTCATCTGCATGGGCACCCGCGGGCACACAGGCGTGGTGGCAGCGGTCTTGGGATCCGTGGCACAGGCGGTGCTCGCCCACTCGCGGATTCCCGTTTTGGCGGTGCCGGCCCGTGAGGGCTGACGATTCGCAGGGCTCATTCCTCGACCGGCAGGGAGGCGGATCTGGCTTCCAGCATGCTCATGGCGCGGTCCACAATACCTTCGACTGGCCACAATCGACCTGCGCCTTCATAGCCACAGGCCAGCATGCCTTCATCCGGGCCGATAAACTTGACCCCGCGGCTCTTCAAGGTGCTCACATTCTGCTGAGTGGCCGGGTGGGACCACATATGCCCGTTCATGGCAGGAGCAATGAGGACGGGAGCGAGCGTGGCGAGGGCGATCGCGGAGAGGGCGTCGTTTGCAAAGCCGTGCGCCAGGGAAGCCAGCGTATTCGCCGTGGCCGGGGCAATCAGGAGAAGGTCGGCATGATCGGCCAGATGAATGTGCCCCGGCCGCCAGCTTTCTTTCTCATCAAACAGGCCCGTCACCACAGGGTTGCGTGACAGAACTTGAAGGGTGAGAGGGGTGATAAATTCTTGAGCCCCGGCGGACATGATGCACGTGACCTTGCAGCCACGCTTCACAAGCTGGCTGGAGAGATCTGCCGCCTTGTAGGCGGCGATGGAGCCGGTGACACCCAGGAGGACATTTTTCATCAGGGCAGGAAACTAGCGTGAAAGGTCTTGATTGCCAAGTACGCTGGAATTCGACCGGTGGGCTGAGTGTGATTTCGTGCTGGAAATGCCGCGCCCATGGTGGAAATAGCCTGTTCCCGATGACCACCCCCCCAATGGCAACTTCCCTCATCCGTCTGGTTGTTTGTTTTGCGCTGCTGGCAACCCAGGGTCTCCAGGCGGCCAGTTATGACCTCACCATGGAGCAGGAGGTGCGGCTGCGAAAGTTCGTGCCCCGCGCCTATGCCAAGTTGCTGCGTCGTCAGCCCGTTCACGCGATCTGTATCGGTGACAGTGTGATGAACATGCAAAGCAACGACGCCGACAATGGCAACGCCCTAAAAGCATGGAGCGGTGTGTTCCTCCAGGAACTGGCAGACCAGTTCGCCTACACAGGCGGGCTCCGCCTCATTCGTCCCCCCAAGGGGCAGCCGGAGAAGATGCACTCCCTGCAGGGGCCGGAGATCACGCTTCAGAACTTCTCCCGTGGCGGTCGTCTCATGCTGCACGCGACCCAACCCCTCACGACGGTGGCTTTTGAAAACAAGCCTGACATCGTGATCGTGAGCTACGGCATCAATGATGCCAACTCTGGGCTCCCTCTGGAGGTGTATCGCAGCTACGTGCAGCAAGTGGTGAATCTGGTCGCGGCCGAGAAGTCAGACCTGATTCTCTGTGGTCCCACCGTCATCATGAGCGATGTCCCCGAGCAGGGGCTGGCCCACACCCGCCCCTACGCGGATGTGATGCGGGAGGTGGCAGAGGCCAACGGGGTCTTCTTCGCAGATTTGGGAGATCTCTCCTGGCTGCTCAAGGTGGATGACCGCAAGTCTCCACTCGGTCCGCCCAAAAAGCCCAAAACGGATCCCGCCGCCGCAGGCAGCCCCGGGACTGCGACAGCGCCCACTGCCGCCGCGCCACCAACCGTGGTGCCGCCCGTGCCTACCGTGGATGGTAATCCACCGCCTGCGCCGCTTCCGGCACCCAAGGTGGAGAACCCCGTGGCCAAGGACTACGATCCAGATCCAGACAAGATCGCGATGCGACTTTTCCAGCAGGTGGTGGATGCGATGAAGCAGCGCTTCCAGATGGTAAATCCTCCAGACTGGCTGCATCCGAATAGCGTCACCCAGCGAGCCCTGGGCAAGAGGGTGTT contains these protein-coding regions:
- a CDS encoding RHS repeat-associated core domain-containing protein — protein: MRRLLAVLVALLCAPVLSAPTASDPNEGLQLTQESTGVYNLSWWGRSGWTYFIQQSDDLVNWHYVPVVEAGGGEVISWGFSSTAERQFFRLRLSDAPAGGDPEVADFDGDGMGNAQELAAGGDPLNYYRQGSATVVPVLEQLAGDNQYAPTGQFTGSPLVVRVRDAGTGAALVNAPVTFAVGTGGGKLAATNLGSPSLSDSLLIQTDASGNARVYFQQPASPQPFGTVSAVTGPATPVAFQVSSTPLTLTPLAVAATVPAGTEAARPLRLVNHSEQGVSYALSLENTVVPGDGQIYDWLDSDIPQGPPYSWTDISATGTLLSAVSDADDDFEAVPLSFEFPFYGTFYDEIFVSSNGYLTLGEGSDAYGNASLPGGSVPGGLIAAFFDDLNPGETGDIYFLDQGDRCIVQFEGVGLVDGSGTVTFQIVLHENGRIEYFYKTLTGTLDSATVGIQNPSRDIGVTVAHDAPYLKNQLAVQIVPEVRWFGVTPLSGTLAAGQGVDLEVVFKATLLTSGLLEGGLTVDHDHPDQAGIEAAVTMRVNPGAPSVVLVEPVAPTVALQWQTLALKAEAEDESGIITRVEFYAGTTKVGEDSTAPYQLNWSNLPVGTFQLTARAYDDLGTPGDSQAVTLQVLADTDRDGLADAWELQHFGDLVHNGGGDEDEDQRSNLDEYLQGTSPRDFFNGDTPRVLLVSGNNQTGGVGGALAAPLVIKVTTAAGVPIAGAPVRYAVGDGNGSVLGASGIPAIYSTTTDGQGVAQAVFLPGTNPLNRIIAGVLSQPPVTVSFSAYTSSGLAGGGGYGDPNAAPSAGGGGDAPDLDLDPTDPRVSTLTLTSTDRLNGMTEWDESFDPTKLTIEWNTVVPGLQYILERKVSDGPWQFVQLVSGSGTLSVAQTGLEGDTRYHYRLFTVVSLNGQTFATEPSSVAAYEPPLLRSLDAKKKIAFAINPGIRDYAYGDSGWVPRHYLRETVTWNISVVRDLWGVSESGTSAISVDLFIDEFNDLNYDLSYEGSSSTSTYEYDIFGNYSSDSYSATVDPDTGNWTGRRSISVDSAGQRHDVPYTEFSIERINPTTLQGSYHLDSGSWTATLSDEYPVATFISDTHNLLGDYPQEWDRIPLILEFFNAHYQQSLTSGRNLHREHSYYGAGKVKYKLSAFPASGRTVKWMEVYVEEESAEPEEERTFVQNIRSWTINSSSASESPEYELDGTVKSKNGHFELRFLPRLEIGNGGWGGLDEDELEHPVRVGKGEDGALIFHLERMVYDGYSHVVNWSGDDDIEIHAYHRASGQWVKLSRGQVMTYEEYGMTFRVYVGENAVDGDRIDFSITFKAPDGTTLNTEAAAFEFQPRRSLSVPVDESAGARYRKIALNGRPLPDGKPQTASEDDQQAEETFVDALTLGLRYSSTDAYVPTPGTELPLEIRRDFQTEIWTTRSGLRPHERVDRPFGAAWGSNLVSAVRIVESPGNNSSTNPEPNYAYVTDENGSTFRFAIYQETVGGVSFTRFFPMPTGRHEKAAYLASLAFEDDRLVFRKKFGSVLRFEATSLLHEVAQDRLAGHGAKEKTTYYRLATVTDRLGQSLSYDYETLETLVPKVISVDGRADQALFIQQNANGLVTAIWDPNWNKTQYSYVHDNTRNVWLLQKITAPDGAETQFTYDFAQEADLTPRLPEITDPGTVHIHCDLASVQDPNGKVYGFEYRYNHDGTNTGRGKYNFKWDSDNPELAGYYATTGHPRQVKKVTLPDGAGLTEFEDFSKVKIERDPQGKARLTADSLRKTRVIDAEGHARTYQWSDGVVHEVDTFREYFPSQDVSDPKIVYFTTMAVTHEGYGTETFQFSEEAGMALNSSTDLSGNTTTFAFGDAWAAPVKYRQILPLSTGLNGFYEDPTSQTNALGKTRSFSYDSRRIMTQVVDEEGQRTVYDTDALGRRTQESVYSSTNTLVQQTAFEYGDSQFPGFITRKTVKSLAGDPAWAGDLVTEYVPDGAGRVAQEIVAPSGLALTTTTTYLPNGSKRSVTNPRGHTTWFHYDKRNRLIGVENPDATEKEIAYDSRGNKVREEDENGHATLFEYDGLNRVIRQARDMNGNGVIDAPDLVTQQAYNAVGSVTTSTDSRAKVTTYVYDGLQRLKEQHAPMSATTLFQYGANSGGSVFDSTPFKPTRSEDPRGYVTGVTYDALYRAVETRTGYGPGAVAITTTDYDDVGNAIEVTDPLGKHMSTEYDALNRPAQVTFDDATFQKSFYTSTGLKWKAQDELGRTTATEYDRAARAVKVTLPPVFNTATGLTESPVVRTEYDEAGNVSATINALGRRWEYEYDNRNRKVSEKHPEVWDAETAAYVHPTIETDYDDVGNVVQVVDARGYPANNTYDEANRMLTHKGPLVTKPDNTTARPVTVTTYDKSGHVLTVTDPNGKVTTNTYDDLGRLETTTDAEGMVVTNEYDKVGNRTAVIDGKNQRTEFEYDGLNRNTVIRDALNRETVFVYNNVNKTARVDAMGQRTEYGYDDRHRLETVTYVGRTADNRSYDYDAVGNLLGVSEPGKAGKADVAYTYDALNRPQSETSGGVTHQYRYDLASNRTLVTYGGTGREIVSTYDALNRLATMTENGRITSYAYNAVGAVSIRSLPNGDATTTLYDALNRATQIQGMTAASGLLYTQTMKHDLVGNVAQVSEVYPSGLANRTVVNTYDDVYRLVTESTTTAGSGTVSVTYGYDDANNRSQKIVTGGPTPGTTDYSYNSINQLTGWTDGTSTVSYTYDLNGNRASRTQGANGDALAWDYENRLVSFDKNTGEGQGLYSFVYDYRTRRIETVKDAVPATKFVFSGGTSVQEFDGGVLSAELVRGSDIGGGVGGLLYSLRSGTPSYTHYNARGDVVAKTDGVGALTYQAAYEAWGEIKAESGSTQDRQKSNSKDRDVPGYANEGFRYRDLETGVFLSKDPAGFVDGPNVYAYVRQNPWTSFDPDGLFLKYLVDKFDEHVAEPFADKVSSLLSDETCVALSENKSFQIAGQSAKIVHATSKGALDALAPGSATAEALENLAIRGEGTLLDVAKAGVDDFGGKKLKIAMAAGVTVASLAEGDGMGALQAGAEGLTEIFVKGGKKATKGGIDYPLKKPPGVSDADWNAKLAAMNEQAAAGKAKVVHSPVRDGKAQKQARQQGMIEDGHDADHALDLQFGGADDIGNIRSTPSRVNRSVGGQGQGRKQHPDGTPIDRFVDDE
- the coaBC gene encoding bifunctional phosphopantothenoylcysteine decarboxylase/phosphopantothenate--cysteine ligase CoaBC; this encodes MKNVLLGVTGSIAAYKAADLSSQLVKRGCKVTCIMSAGAQEFITPLTLQVLSRNPVVTGLFDEKESWRPGHIHLADHADLLLIAPATANTLASLAHGFANDALSAIALATLAPVLIAPAMNGHMWSHPATQQNVSTLKSRGVKFIGPDEGMLACGYEGAGRLWPVEGIVDRAMSMLEARSASLPVEE
- a CDS encoding universal stress protein — protein: MHVLCPTDFSESAQGAAEVAALLAAKMKMPLKLQHSAPDAVVSVEMPIISQIEDRAKAALEEEAGRLRALGAEVETDLHFGRAVDDVVLGTHQENTRMVVLGSAGRGMAGRWLTGNVAERVAEAVPVPTLVVRQPAPLLKWLREGTPLKILCGVDFSISADAGLLAVKSLAKVAPCEVDAAFIEWPHDWPWQEGGEGNPEGDAEWKETMESHQRDLWERVGGLLEGVPVRAHVRGTGGRLDYEFVRLAEELASGLLVVGAHQWHGLQRLRGPSFSRGVLGQAARNVLCVPLASYTPDFSVSPVRSVLVATDFSRNGNAALRFAYGMLENGGSIHLFHVAPLGKGDAVILEDGAAHSVAEEARLLALVPKELASRWLRVDVKSVHRHDVAGAICEEAERRRVDLICMGTRGHTGVVAAVLGSVAQAVLAHSRIPVLAVPAREG